A segment of the Nitrosopumilus sp. genome:
TCTACAGCTGTTTGCAAAGAAGCTACTGGTCGATAAAATTAGTTCGATAGTAACTTAAAACCTATTTTTATTTTTTAATTATTCTTCTTCTTGCTCAAAGCCCCATGACTTCACTAATTCTTTTTGGAACTTGTCGGACTGTTTTTCATCCAATGCAAATCCGCAGTTTTTATGGGTTGGAACCACTGACATACCGTCAAGCTTGAACTCTACTTCAAACAAGTGAACCTTTGAGCATTCGCACATTTCTGGAATTTGTGTGAGCAGTCCTCTATATTTGCTTATTTGAACGTCATATTATTGCATATTTTACTGGTTTTTGGGATTATTCTGAATAAGGTTTAACTATCCGTTTTGCTAATTTTTCTTAGATTTGAATAAAATATTTCTAATTTTACCTGTTGTTGCTGTCTTATTTTTGGGTTCATCGTTAATTTCATCGGCATCTGCTCAGTTTCAATCTGGAGGTGTAGATGTTGAAGGTACATGGTATTCTGGTGAGGGTCTCAAACAGGGTGACTTTTTTTCTTATTCAATGTGTCATGTGGATTACAAAGAGTGCTCTAATTTTGAATTGGACATGTGGGTTAAAGGCGATAGGCAGGTCGGAAGTGAACGCCAATGGGTGACTGAAGTTGTAGTGTATGATGGAAATAAACGCATTGTAGGTGAAATGGCGTTAGGAAAGGTTGCTGCAGAACCAACCGGTGGCAGTGAAGAACTTGGCGTCTATCGTGGGGCATTCAAGTCTTCCGTGGCCTGGCTAGCTGCATTTGCAACATCTAATGATGATTCTGGTGGAAAGGGTCCAAAAGAGTTCAAAAGTATCTCTTGGGGTAAGATTGGAAACATTGGAGGCCAACAAGTCATTCCAACGGCTGCTGAGACCGTCACTGTTCCAGCAGGTACATGGGAAACTGTTCAGGTCGGGTGGTATACTGGTGGAACTACAAATAGGGTTTGGGTTGTTGATGATTTTCCATTTCCAATAAAAGCTCATACTTATACGCACGTCTCAGAAGGCATTCCTCCAACTGAATACGCCTTTGAATTGTTAGACTATAGAGAAAACGTACAAGAGAGTCCGTTCGCAGGTATTGTTTCTACTGCTGATGAATTTAAAGATGCAGGTTGTGATACAAGTTTTGAAAAAGATGCTAGCATAAAGAAACCAACGCATAACTTTGATTATCAAATCCATTTGTTTTACGGTCCTGAAGATCCTGTTGAAGGCTGTGAAATGCAATGGCTCATAAAATTTATCAGCAAGTATGATGATACTGAGTTTTTGAATCAAGTTCAGTTTGACATTCTAGTTGTGGATGAAGAGTTTACATTGCCACCAATTCGCTCAGTTGCACAAGAGGAGGGTAGGAACTTTCTTTATTCTCCATCAGGCCAAGCCATTATTGATTTGATAGTCAAAGAAGATCCTGGATATCCTAACTATGTGTTGTGGATTTATGGATTGGCTCCAGATGGAATTGTCCCGTCAGGTGCTTCTGATTATTTGGAAATTCCAATTCTGATATATTCCGCAGATGATGCTTCTTCACAATCTATCCCTGAATGGGTAAAAACCAATGCTGGATGGTGGGCTGACGGTGCCATCGATGATGATTCATTTGTACAGGGAATTCAGTTCCTGATTAAGGATGGAATAATTAAGATCCCCAAGACAACTCAGGGTTCTGGCAGTAATACAAGTGGCGGTATACCTGAATGGGTAAAAACCAATGCTGGATGGTGGGCTGACGGTGCCATCGATGATGATTCATTTGTACAGGGAATTCAGTTCCTGATTAAGGATGGAATAATTAAGATCCCGCAAGCCGCGCAAAGCTCAACCTCATCTGGTTCAGAGCCTGAAGCATGGTATCAATAAACCAGATTTTCACCTCCTACATTCAAATTATTGAATTACTGTTAGTTATCTGATAAGAAAATGGTGGGTCTTTTTAAAAAGCCAAAACGTCATCTGAAAAAATTACTCCGTGATGGTGAATATGATGAGGCAGTGGCGTTTGGAAGGAATTTGGAGTCTAAATATTCTGATGATGCAGATTTTATGTTCATCATGGGCAGTGTTTACTTTATTGTTGATGATGCAAAAAAGGCACTTCCATATTTTGAAAAGGCTTTTCAATTAGACAAAAATGATGTTGAACTGCTGACTTTGAAGACCAATGCACATCTGGCCTTGCAACAAAAAGATGAAGCTATTGATTGTTGTACGCGCATAATTGCCCTTGAGCCAAAAAACATTGAGGCTCAACAGTTACGTGAAGAGCTTGAAAACATATGATCTGCTGAATCATTTTATCTTTTTTATCTGATATGCATTCTCCATCAGCCAGTTGCAAAATGTTGTTACATTATCATCAAATTCAGTCCAAATATGCACTGAATGAGGCAGAATGTCTATCTTCCAACTGTCTGTAAATACTCTGACTCCTTCCTTGTTTTCATACAGGTATGCGTCCTCTGTTTTTACGTCTCCAAGTAACTCTTTTGCCTTTTCTTTGATTATTTCTCTATCTATGGGAAATCTCTTTCTGTCGTAATCTATAATTAAACTCAGATCTCTTTTCCCGTACATCTCAAAATCTTCAATTCTGCCTGCCTTTGGAAAGTTCACGATCAACTTGATGTTGTACCTCTTTCCAACTTCCTTGCCAATCTCCACTATTCTTGCGTATCCTATTCCTGGGTCCTTCTTTAAAAGAAACATTACCTGTGCCAAATCTTTTTTTAGCTGATCCTGCAAATCACAAACTAATTCTGAAAATATCATGTTGCTACTTTAAACAATTCCTATTATAATCATTAATTTTTGCCAAGATTGGTTTTTTTAGACCCTTGAGTAGTTCTGAATATGGCAATGCCTATGGATTATGACGGAATGAGATCTGATGATGAATCCGAAAGAACTGATAATGTAAATGATTATCAGCGAACTTGCATTGACTTTATTGAAGACATCTCTCATGATTATGAGGCCTGGGTTGATTATTACAAATTGTCTAAAGATGAAGACGACCGAAGACGTTCAGGTATTCGTGCTACCATTACGAGAACAAATGAATGGATTGCAAAAGTTGCCCAATCCATTCAGGCTGTAGATGTTGTAATGAATGACGGAATTCAAAAGATGGCCGAGTCAACTGCTGGCAAGCCTCTTGAAATTGGGGTGTTTGTAAATCATAAATCTGGATACACTGAAACTCGTCCTGACGTTATTGACGTAAGTGTGAAAGGTCATGGAAGAAAGGGTAGAAAAATGAGGCTTGGGTTTCATTTTAAGGATGACCGGTTTAGGATAGAGTCCACATGCAAGGCATATTTTGATGAGAGTGATTTGCCGACTCAAGAGTTTGAAACCCTGGATATACATCTAAAACTACATGCAGAGAATGCAAAACCTAGGGATGTTATTTCTTTTACTGTGACAATTTGTGAGGTTGAAAATGATGTGGAATATGACAAACGAGGAGTTTCAACTATTGTCCATTTGGTGTAGCTTAACGTAACATGTCCTCTTCAAGATAGTTGATAAATTCCCCAGTGTTTTCAAGTTTGATTGAATTGATTTCTTCCAAACTTTCCAGTGAATTCATTTTCAGATATTCTTGAGATGCCGTGTACAATACATCCTCAATATAGAATGTTCTTGCATTATTCATCCCATAGTATCGTGAGCCTTCATCTGCATGGGTAACTGTCCCTTTGATCTCAAATCCGTTTGATTTATCCACATCAAACACATAGAATCCGCTCCATCGTGAGAATTCTGGGGCAATTTTTTTTGAATTGATATCAAAACTTTCAATATCTCCGCTTATCGGAATTGATAAAGTTCCGCTTGTCTTATCAAAGAAGAATGGTTTGTGATTGTACAGTGCTTCTGACTGGGTAGATCTGTCTCCTATGATTGTCTCATCTGCAACTCTTGGATTGTTGACATCTGCAACGTTAAACAGTGCAATCTTAATTCCTAACTGTTGTACTCTGCCGTTTTCCATTTCTTTAGTGTCTCTGCCGATTCCTATGACGTGTTCTTTATCGTATGGATGCAAATAATTTGAAAATCCTGGAATTTTCAACTCCCCTAGAATTTTAGGCTTGTCTGATGACAAATCAATTACAAAGAATGGATCTATTTGCTGGAATGTGACCAAATACAGTCTGTCTCCCATAAACCTGGCAGAAAATATGCTTTCTTTAGGTGCAATTTCTTCTAATTCCCCAACCCTGTTTAGCTGCTCATCTAAAACATATACTGCGTTTGAGCGAATGGTTCCTTCGTATTGGGTGTATATCTCAGTGGTTGTGGCGACTCTGAATCTGTCCCCGTTCTCATCCATGGAGAATTGGTTTAGCAATCTGCCTGGAACGGAACCTTTTGCAACATATTCTATTTCGTCTCCGTCAATTGATATTTTGTGAATGATTGTCTTTCTTGCATCTTCTTGTACTCGTATGTCGTATTCGTTTAATGACTCTCTGATCTCTTCAAATAATTTTTCTTTGTCTTTTTTGTCCAATGCATTGTATGATTTTTGCATTAGCTCTGAGATCTTTGCCCATTTTGCAGATGAATTAATCGAAGAATCCTCTTGTATCAATCTGATTTCATCTTGAAGGCTGTTTGGCAGTATCGGAACCACGACGTCAAAGAATCTGTCTCGTGATGAGTTCTCATAAAATCCAAACGGCGTACTTTGCTGGTATGTCAAGTAAAAGTTATCTTTTGATACATAGAACGTTCCTGAATATCCCATGAGAAATGTTTCGGAATTTATCTCATCGCCGAAAATATTAATCGCAGTTAATGTGTTGAAATTTGAAAACTGCTCTATGTTGTCAAAGTAAAATGCGTTGGGCGTCATGATTCTGATTGAATCCTCCATAATGATTGGAAGTTTTGGATGTTGATAGTCGACATTGCTGTTGGTTACAAAGTATGCATAATCTCCAATCATTCGTGCATCTCTAAAGCTGCCATCAATGGAATAATCTTTGAGAATGATTGGACTTTCTTTATCTGACACATCTACAATCAGTGCATGTGTGACGGAGCTGTAGGATCTTCTAGGCATGAATTCATACTGTGGAATGACTTCGTCATCACTTTGCCCGTTGTAAAATATCACCAGTCTGTCGTCATTTAGAAACATATTCTGAATGTATTGTGATTCAACGTCCAATGCAATTTTTAGAATTAGTTTGGCAGAATCTGCCGGGTATGCGTCAATTATTGTAAGTGTATTTTGAGATACGATGTAGACATATTTTGAATCGTTTTTGAGATAGTCTGGCTCATCTACGTCTTCAACCTGAACGTTGGTTGTTGAATGATCTGAACCTCCCGATCCTGCTTTGGATGCTGTGTCTGAAGGCATTGGTGAGACCGAAGGTATTGGGGAACCTGATGATTCTGCACTATCAAACATTACTGCTTCCTCCATTGCCATTGTGGTTCTGAATATTTGACCGTCCTGGAAATTCCCGTTAAATGATCCTGATTCCTCTAGAATGTTCTTTAGTTCATCTGATGATTGTATTTTTTTTATGTTGTTGGTGCCTCCAAAATACTGAGATGCTGATTTTTCGACATAGGCTATTTCTAGCTCAGACGTCTGTGATTCTTGTTGGTTCTGTTTAAAATCTATTGAGTACATTATTCCTGCAGTAATTATTACCGAAATGGCAATTATGATTGGAATTGTTATTTTTGTATTCATTTTTTTCCTTCATTTATTTTTGAAAATTTCAATTTATTGATGACTATTATTCATAAGTTTGAGATAAAAGGTTTAGTAAAACTCAGTTTTTACCAATCAATTTACATATGTTTTACATACACTCTAAACTCTAATATTTCTAGTTAAATTCTCTAACGATGATTTGACTGAAAATTTCAAAATTCTTTCTACGGATGATGAAAAGATAAAGTCTTTTGGTGAGATGTTTACCAATGATTCCAGCCGTAAAATCCTCCAGTTACTCTTTAATGAAGAATTATCTGCGGCACAGATTGCTCAAAAAAGTAATATTTCTCTTCAACTTGTAAAGTATCATCTTGATAAGTTACAATCTCTTGATGTCGTTAAAATCTCAAAGATTGAAAAAAATTCAAAATCTCAAGACATGAAAATTTACACTGCATTAAAGTTCAGCATTGTGATTGTTCCTCCTGCACTCTCTGAAAAAACCAAAGAAAGTAAATCACTTGCTCGCTCTTTTAGATATATTTATAAAGTTGCAGGTCTCGGAATTGCGACTGGTTTTTCTGGACTGTTGTCATTATTACAAATACCTCAAGACAAACAAATTATAATTGATAACAAGTCTACTGGAGAATTGGCGCTTCCTGGAGACTCTGGGAAAATAAGTGCCTCCTCGGGCTATCTTTCTGATGAATCTGCATCTATGATTGAATCAGAATCTCCTATGAATCCCTTGGATTCTAAAGATCTGAAGCATGATGCTTTGGAAGTTGTTGACACGATATTTGCTTTAAATGACATTGTTAATTCTACATCTGAACTATTTGTTCCATTGGCAATCGTTACTGTTATTCTAGGTGGGTTGACTGTTTACTATTTGTACAAGTCTTTTAAAAAAATCTAAATTATCCCGTTTTATCCAATGTTACCTGAATTGTGACTCTTTTCTCTTTTGCCCTTTCTTCTCCTGGATACTTGAGCATTGAAATTTTTTTGTCAAGTTCTACATCTTCCACTAATTCTGCCTTACCAGTGAAAACTTTATCGTCATATTGAATTTTTACATCTGCATTTGCTATTGCATTTTTGAACCAATCTCCGTCAGGTCTATGTCTTGAAAAATAGATTTTTCCATTATACTTTACTGCTCGAAGCATAACTGAATGCTCCTTGCCTGTTATTCTTCCTTTGGTTGATAGGATTGGCCTGAACAGTTCTTCCTTTATGCTCATGTGCAATTCCTTTTTGTCAAGTAATTTAACCTCATTGATGGAAATTTCTGATATTTGCTGTGATAAGTAAACCTGTGCATTTCATTACATGTCTGTCAAACTTGAAGGAATGCCTGCCAATATCGCCACTGCTGATAAGTTTACTGGAAAAAAAGTAATCGATAGGGAGGGAATTGAATATGGCAAAGTCAAACATATTCACATTAATCAAGACACGCTTGTCGTATGCGGGGTAACAATCCATAAGGGATTTCGTAGGGACTATTTTTTGGCTGAGGACTTTATTGACAAATTTTCTAACAAAACTTTGCTTCTTAGCAGACCTCCTGTGAGGGCTGGAATTCCTGTCATTGATTTGGATCGTCGTAAAATTGGAAAAGTAAAGAGGTTAAACAAAAATTTTGAGACAAACGAGCTGGAATCAATAGAGGTGAGTGACGGTTTACTGCATTCAAAAATCCTGCCCAAATCTGAAATTTGGGGTGTGGGTGAAAAAGTGATTTTAAGAATGACTAAAGAAGAATTCAAGAATCTTAAATGATTTTTTTTAATTTTCTTTTTAAAAATTAATGCTTTTTAATTGCCTGTTTGTTTAGAGCATTTTGCACATGTGGGAATTCCTTCTTGAACTGTCACATCCACATTTGATGAGTGACATTTTTGACATAATCCTTTCATGTTCAATTTTCTTTTTTGGTCTTTAAATTTTTTGTGAAGATGACCTGTCAATACTTAGTAATTTATAATTGCAAAATTCGATCAATGTGTGTATTCCATCGAAACAAAATCCCTTACAAAATTGTTTGGTGACGTAATTGCCGTAAACGATATTTCTTTCTCGGTTGAAAAGGGTGAGATCTTTGGTTTTTTGGGGCCCAATGGAGCTGGAAAAAGTACGACCATGATGATCTTCACTACTTTGCTAAAGCCCACGTCTGGACAAGCTTTGATTTCTGGGTTTGATGTGACTACTAACGCAAAACAGGTTAGAGAAAATATAGGATATGTTCAGCAAGAATCTACAGTTGATGAGTACCTTACCGGACGAGAAAATCTCATATTGCAGGCAAAACTTAACCATATCCCAAAAAATGAAATCCGTGCAAGAATTGATGAGGTTCTGGAATTAATTGAACTTGTGGACAAACAGGATCAAGCTGTGGTTACGTATTCCGGCGGTATGAGAAAAAGATTGGATATTGCGGGCGGTTTACTACATCGTCCAAAAGTGTTGTTCCTTGATGAGCCTACAGTTGGATTGGATATTCAGACTCGTCGAAAAATCTGGGAATACATCGAGAAAATCCACACGGAATTTGACATGACGATATTTCTGACTACTCATTACATGGAAGAGGCAGACAAGCTGTGCGATCGAATTGGAATTATGGATGGTGGAAAAATACAGGTGATTGACACTCCCGAAAACATGAAAAATGCGTTGGGCAATGAGGTCATCTCGCTTACAATTGAAGACAGCATAAATTATGATTCCTTTTTGTCTGAAATTAAAAAAATTAAATTCGTAAAAAAAATAAATGAAGATGCTTCTAAACTCACACTCTTTGCATCCAATGGCACTAAGATGATACCTACTATTTTTCAAATTTCCTCTACACTTGACATAACAATCACGTCCATTTCTCTAACACAACCTACACTTGATGACGTTTTCATTTCTTATACTGGGCATGAAATTAGATCTGATGATTCTGGATTCAATAGGAAGCGTGAACATGCAAAGATGAAGAGGTTGCGCGCATGAACGTTTTGATAAATGACATTTACACCATTTTTTGGAGGGAGCTGAAAAGATACAAGAAGTCTCGCAGCGGCGTCTTGATCAGATTAATCCAGCCGGCTATCTGGATTATTGTAATTGGAAATACATTTTCAGGAACTCAACCATTAATCCAATCTGTGGGTTTTGAAGGAGAATATATCGAATTCATGGCACCTGGCGTCATTATACTTACTGCAATTTTTACTAGTATTTTTGGAGGTGTCAATACGTTGTGGGATAGGCGCTATGGTTTTATGAACAAGGCTTTGTCCTCTCCGATCTCTCGTTCCTCTATAGCATTGGGAAAAATGGCCGCAATTTCATTGATTGCTGCAATGCAAGCTAGCCTAATTGTGGGTATTGCTTTGGCCATAGGAGTTTCTTTTCCAAATCCTTTCATGATTGCGCCAATCATGGCAATTGTAATTCTTTTCTCGTTGGGATTTTCTGGAATCTCTGTGATAGTTGCTGCGACAGCAAAGTCTCAGGAAACTTTTTGGGGCGTAATTAATTTCCTTGGCATGCCACTATTCATGCTGAGCCCAGCATTGTTTCCATTGGAATTGCTGCCTGACTGGTTGGCAGTCATTGCAAAGCTAAATCCAGTTACCTATACCGTGTTATTGGTTAGAGAGCTGATGACGGGAGTCTCTGACGGTGGAATTCCTGTGTTGTTGAGTCTTGCTGTTCTAGTTGGATTTGTACTTGCCATGGTTGCACTTGCAAGTTATGTGTTTACACGTGAAGTGAATAAACCATTTTGACATAAAGTTGACAATAATGGTAACATTAGCTAACTCTTGCAATCTTTCTTAAATTTTACAATCATATTTTGTTGAAACTACTTCTTTCTGTTATCGTCGCTTCCGTGTTGCTATTGTCTACCTCTCTCTCTCAAAGTTCATTTGGATCTAGAGACTATGATTCACTTCATCAGTGGGGATCATTTGGAGTTATATCTTCTGGCGAGTTTGCCTATCCTAAATCTATCGCAGTAGGTGATGATGGAAGTATCTTTGTTAATGATTTTGGAAATAAACGCATTCAGAAATTTGCAAGCACAGGTGAATACATAACAGACTGGGGCCAGGGCGGAAAAGCACTTGGAGAATTCTCCACTCCGTCTGGAATTGCAGTTGACGGAAATTTTGTTTTTGTTATAGATCGTGATGGAAATAGAGTTCAAAAGTTTTCAGTTGATGGAGAATTTATCACAACATGGGGTAAGAGAGGTACTAGTGAAGGACAATTTTACTTTCCAACCGCAATATCTGCAAACAATGGGATGGTGTACGTTGTTGATGCTGGAAATAATCGTATCCAAGCATTTTCTCCCAATGGGGACTTTGTTTCATCATTTGGTTCAAGTGGATTAGGTCCTGGACAATTCCTTAATCCTGCAGGAATTGACGTTGATGCTGAAGGAAACATCTATGTCACTGACAAGGGAAATCATACAATTGAAAAATTCACTTCTGACGGAGAGTTTGTCAAGTCATTCCAATTTTATTTTCCAAGCTATGTATTTGCTCCTGAAGCTATAGCAGTTGATCCCTCTGGAAGCATGTTTGTTGTAAATTCTAACGATGGGAGAATATTGCACTTATCTCAGGATTCTGATTTGCGGTTAAATCAAGCTGCTCAAGCCGGACCTTTTCATGATTCATTCACGTCTGTAACTGGTATGGCAATTGGAATTAACGGCGAATTATTGGTTGTGGATTCCCCAACGCACAAAATACAATCTTTTAAAACTGAGTTTTATGAAGAGTCAGAAATTTCATACTTTGTCGCACCTACCGTCTCGGTGCATGTGTTTCGTGATCAAGTAAAACCTGTTGTTGTTGCCCCACTATCACTAGTGGTTGAGGCTGAAGACATGCTAACTCTTGCAGATATTGGTAGCGCAACTGCGACTGATGACAGTGGAATTAAAGTGATAATCAACAATGCTCCTGAAGCATTTTCTCCTGGCATTACCAACATCGTTTGGATAGCATTTGATAACAACGGGCATAGTTCCAGCTCCTCTCAAAGAATCACTGTGAATACATGCGGTCATAATTATTCTGACTATCATATGATTCAAGGAACCATTGGGGATGATGTAATTCAAGGAACCGACGGAAATGATTTGATATTTGGCTTGGCTGGAAATGATGTTATTTCTGGAGGCGAAGGTGATGATTGCATCTTTGGCGGCGAAGGTGATGATATTATTTCTGGCAATGGTGGCGATGATACCATCAAAGGCAACTCTGGAAATGATATTTTAAAAGGCCAATCTGGAACTGACGTTCTTTATTCAAATTCTGGCTCTGATGTGATTGATGGAGGGGAAAATATTGACAGGTGCTACTTTTCAGATCCTGACACTGATTCACTGTTAAACTGTGAAGGGTAACTCTTTTGATTATCTTTCAGTATGCTCGTATAACTATTGGGTAACTGTCAGTATGCTTAAGATGGAAGACGAGTTGACAAATTATACTTTCATATCATTATAAACTCTGGTAGATGTGAATTGATTTACTTGACTCCTCTGTTTGTTCCACTTTCGGCAATGTCTTGATTTTTATTTCAGCAAATCCTATTTTGAAATAATTCATGGATATATTACAATTAATTCAGTTGAATCTACTTACTCCTATAATTCTATTTTTTCTGTTTGGAATAATTGCAGCTAGAATAAAATCTGATTTAAAAATTCCTGAGGCCGTTTCTGAATTTTTACCCATCTATCTGCTTGCAGCGATTGGACTCCATGGGGGAATAGAGATGAGAAATACTGGATTTGAAAATATGTTGATGCCTATGCTGGTTGCAATTGGCTTGTCTTTACTGTTCACGTTAAACCATTATCAGATTTTACGACGATTGGGAAAGTTCAATATTTTTGACTCGTATGCTTTGGCATCTACGTATGGTGCAGTAGGCGCAGTGACATTTTCGGTTGGCTTGTCATTTCTCAAAAATCAGGGAGTGACATCTGAAGGATATCTTGCAGCTGTTTTAGCTGTTTTGGAACCCGTAGCGTTTATCATGGCAATATTTCTGACCAACATGGCTGTATCCAAACAGATTCGTCAGAAAAAACAGTCATTTACTAAAAATGACTCCTCCGAAATTGACGTCGGACTACAAGAAACTACAACAAATCTTTCTCAGGTATTGCGTGAATCAGTTACTGGCAAGGCCATTGTCATTCTTTTGGGAAGTATTGTGATTGGCTATATCATAGGAGAGGAAGGGTTTGGTCCTATCAAAATTGTTTTTGATGACATGTTTACCGGTGCAATTGTTATTTTTATGATTGAAATGGGAATCATTGCGGGGCAAAGATTAGAAGATATCAAAAAGGTTGGACCTTTTCTTATCGCATTTGCCATTATCATGCCTACGTTCAATGGAATTGTGGGTGTTTTGGTGGCTACTGCGATGAATTTGAGCTTGGGGGGATCTGTGATGTTTGGCTTACTGTTGGCCAGTGCTTCGTTTATTGCAGCACCTGCCGTATTGCGTTATGCTATTCCGCAGGCAAAACCAAGTCTTTACATAACATCCGCTTTGGGAATAACTTTCCCATACAACATCATCGTTTTACTTCCAATCATGTTTACAATTTCTACCATTGTACATGACGGAGAAGGATCGATAGACTTATTCAATTATGTAATTGGAAATTGGATATGAAACTTTATCCCGTAAAATTACTTACTGTCACGTGTGAGATTCTTGCACAAAAAAATATCCTTGAAATTTTGAACAAATATGAAATTACTGGATACACAACTTATGAGGTTGATGGAAACGGTGCGCGTGGAATTCGAGGACAAGGATTAAAAAATGAAAAAAATGTCAAGGTTGAAATCATTATGCGCGAGGAAAAATTACAAATTGTTGTGGAGGAGATCTCTCGAACACTATTTGCAAATTTTGCAATTGTTTTGTATGTCAGTGATGTAGGTGTAGTGCGAACAGAAAAATTCTAACAGCATTTGTCATCAGAACATAAAACCGGTATCTTCTTGCTGGTTTCTGTAACGTTTGATATCAGTTCTGATAGCTGATCACTTGTAATCGCATACATTGATTTTTTACCTATGTCTCTAGACTTTACAATTCCACATTGTCTTAACGTCTTTAGGTGATGTGATATCAGTGGTTG
Coding sequences within it:
- a CDS encoding sodium-dependent bicarbonate transport family permease, whose amino-acid sequence is MDILQLIQLNLLTPIILFFLFGIIAARIKSDLKIPEAVSEFLPIYLLAAIGLHGGIEMRNTGFENMLMPMLVAIGLSLLFTLNHYQILRRLGKFNIFDSYALASTYGAVGAVTFSVGLSFLKNQGVTSEGYLAAVLAVLEPVAFIMAIFLTNMAVSKQIRQKKQSFTKNDSSEIDVGLQETTTNLSQVLRESVTGKAIVILLGSIVIGYIIGEEGFGPIKIVFDDMFTGAIVIFMIEMGIIAGQRLEDIKKVGPFLIAFAIIMPTFNGIVGVLVATAMNLSLGGSVMFGLLLASASFIAAPAVLRYAIPQAKPSLYITSALGITFPYNIIVLLPIMFTISTIVHDGEGSIDLFNYVIGNWI
- a CDS encoding metalloregulator ArsR/SmtB family transcription factor produces the protein MNGVDLLKCICDKTRFEILELLQKNKELCVNDLVERLEIDQPLISHHLKTLRQCGIVKSRDIGKKSMYAITSDQLSELISNVTETSKKIPVLCSDDKCC